From the genome of bacterium:
GAAATGGCTGGATTGTCGTCCGCCAAAAGGGCAGCCACATCAGGTTCCAGAAAAGAACATCTACAGCAATACTCAAGCTGCCTCTCCCGGCACACCGTCCCATAAAGAGATCAACCCTTTCTCATATTCTCAAGCAGGCCCTGCTGACGGTGGATGAATTCAAAGAGCTTTTGTGAGAATATCAGGAG
Proteins encoded in this window:
- a CDS encoding type II toxin-antitoxin system HicA family toxin — translated: NGWIVVRQKGSHIRFQKRTSTAILKLPLPAHRPIKRSTLSHILKQALLTVDEFKELL